One stretch of Caldalkalibacillus uzonensis DNA includes these proteins:
- a CDS encoding isochorismate synthase — MVRGEVVVIRLQLDIHDPHVQGMKHAQKTRRPALVSQVMRIGPLDPLSFYAAASEWFHGQRLYWSVPDEELTFVGLGAAAKIESVEHTRFKDVTREWEQLTANAFVHAEAEVRGTGPLLLGGFSFDPHKPSSSLWKNFKAASFTLPQFLLTRIKNETYLTVNYCIDPGDTLSDTWEQLNGLKEQLIHRSMCFNLSTKDKPVAVSVREHGRQAWLNSVEQAIAQIEQGLLQKVVLARSVEVESKSAFHPEPILDRLRQSQTSSYVFSIEKGESCFVGATPERLIKKKGGHVLSTCLAGSIKRGQTLEEDLALSHALLHDPKNRIEHQIVVQMIKQALGDVCTVVDVPGEPGIYKTNQIQHLYTPVWGQAKKNVSLLNMVEALHPTPALGGYPQAEAVRRIRDLENIDRGWYAAPIGWIDYHGDGEFVVAIRSALIRHRTATLFAGCGIVEDSDPQSEYEETLIKLKPMLLALGGHCE; from the coding sequence ATGGTGAGAGGAGAAGTTGTGGTGATCCGTCTGCAGCTAGATATACATGATCCACATGTGCAGGGGATGAAACATGCGCAAAAGACAAGGCGTCCGGCACTTGTCAGCCAGGTGATGCGCATCGGGCCGCTAGATCCCCTCTCTTTTTATGCCGCCGCCAGTGAATGGTTTCATGGCCAGCGTTTGTACTGGTCGGTGCCTGATGAGGAGCTGACGTTTGTTGGTTTGGGAGCGGCTGCAAAAATTGAATCTGTCGAACACACCCGCTTTAAAGATGTGACCAGAGAATGGGAGCAGCTAACGGCCAACGCCTTTGTACATGCCGAAGCTGAAGTGAGGGGAACAGGGCCTCTTCTCTTGGGAGGATTCTCATTTGATCCCCACAAGCCATCCTCCTCTCTTTGGAAAAACTTCAAAGCGGCTTCTTTCACTCTACCTCAATTTCTGCTGACCCGGATCAAGAATGAGACTTATCTAACTGTCAATTACTGTATTGATCCTGGGGATACATTGTCCGACACATGGGAGCAGCTCAACGGGTTAAAAGAACAGTTGATCCACCGCAGTATGTGTTTCAACCTCTCAACAAAGGACAAGCCGGTGGCAGTGAGCGTTCGTGAACATGGTCGGCAAGCATGGTTAAACAGCGTAGAACAGGCTATTGCTCAGATTGAGCAAGGTCTCTTACAAAAAGTGGTTCTGGCCCGCAGTGTGGAGGTGGAGAGTAAAAGTGCCTTTCACCCCGAACCCATACTTGACCGTTTGCGCCAAAGTCAAACGTCCAGCTATGTTTTCTCCATTGAAAAGGGAGAAAGCTGCTTTGTGGGTGCCACGCCTGAGCGTTTAATCAAAAAGAAAGGGGGTCATGTTTTATCCACATGCTTGGCCGGGTCAATCAAGCGGGGACAAACCCTAGAAGAGGATCTGGCCTTAAGCCATGCTTTGTTACATGATCCCAAAAACCGAATTGAACATCAGATTGTTGTGCAAATGATCAAACAAGCGCTTGGGGATGTATGCACAGTGGTGGATGTGCCTGGGGAACCGGGTATCTATAAAACCAACCAAATTCAGCATTTATATACCCCTGTTTGGGGACAAGCCAAAAAAAATGTCTCCCTGTTAAACATGGTTGAAGCCCTGCACCCCACGCCTGCTCTAGGTGGTTACCCACAAGCAGAAGCCGTCCGGCGCATCCGTGATTTGGAGAATATTGACAGGGGTTGGTATGCAGCTCCTATCGGGTGGATTGATTACCATGGGGACGGTGAATTTGTGGTCGCCATACGTTCCGCTTTAATCAGACATAGAACGGCAACTCTTTTTGCAGGCTGTGGTATAGTGGAAGATTCCGACCCCCAATCTGAATACGAGGAAACACTGATCAAACTGAAGCCCATGTTATTAGCATTGGGAGGGCATTGTGAATGA
- a CDS encoding 1,4-dihydroxy-2-naphthoate polyprenyltransferase yields MEPRVEHTTPTSFSSRRKPVHWRVWWKLLRPHTLTASIIPVVIGTALTLEVTTINWSLFAAMLLASILIQSATNMFNEYYDFKRGLDTKESVGIGGAIVREGIRPQVILNLAIILFAVSVLLGVYICMNSSWWVAVIGSISMAIGYFYTGGPYPIAYSPFGELAAGVFMGPVIILLAFYIQTGTVTLYSFLVSIPIAILVAAILLANNIRDLDGDRSAGRRTLAIIVGREKAIQLLGLMFVLAYIWALGLVLFSPASFWILLVLLSIPTAVKAVRGFIGKSKPIEMMPAMKSTAQLHMRYGLLLSIALFL; encoded by the coding sequence GTGGAACCGCGTGTTGAACATACTACTCCGACCTCTTTTTCATCGCGCCGCAAGCCTGTCCACTGGAGAGTATGGTGGAAACTGTTACGCCCCCATACCTTGACAGCCTCCATCATTCCGGTGGTGATTGGTACTGCCTTAACGTTGGAGGTAACGACGATCAACTGGAGCTTGTTTGCTGCCATGCTTTTGGCATCTATATTAATTCAATCGGCTACCAACATGTTTAATGAATACTATGATTTCAAGCGTGGGCTGGATACAAAGGAATCAGTCGGAATTGGCGGTGCCATTGTGCGTGAGGGAATCCGGCCCCAGGTTATTCTCAACCTGGCCATTATTCTCTTTGCCGTTTCGGTTTTGTTAGGAGTTTATATTTGTATGAACAGCAGCTGGTGGGTGGCAGTAATCGGTAGTATCAGCATGGCTATTGGTTATTTTTACACAGGGGGACCTTATCCTATTGCCTACTCACCCTTTGGTGAATTGGCAGCCGGGGTGTTTATGGGTCCTGTCATTATATTGCTGGCCTTTTATATCCAGACTGGCACAGTCACCCTGTATAGCTTTCTGGTTTCCATTCCTATTGCTATTTTGGTTGCTGCTATCTTGTTAGCCAACAATATTCGTGATTTGGACGGAGACCGGTCTGCTGGACGGCGCACTTTAGCCATTATTGTCGGCAGGGAGAAGGCCATCCAATTGCTGGGCTTGATGTTTGTCCTGGCCTATATCTGGGCCTTGGGCCTTGTCTTATTTAGTCCTGCATCCTTCTGGATTCTGCTGGTTTTGTTAAGTATCCCTACGGCTGTGAAAGCCGTTCGCGGATTTATCGGCAAATCAAAACCAATCGAAATGATGCCAGCAATGAAATCAACAGCACAGCTGCATATGCGTTATGGATTGTTATTAAGCATTGCCCTTTTCTTGTAA
- a CDS encoding LysR family transcriptional regulator, with protein sequence MELRQLKYFIEVAKREHVTHAADALHVAQSAVSRQISNLEDELGVQLFIREGRNVKLTPVGKLFLEHIEIALREIDKAVQEVKEFLDPESGVIRIGFPNSLAANTLPKVISAFRDKHPKIRFQLRQGILSTLIKAVVKGEIDLAFVAPVPTDHELVNGHIFFTEEMMAILPANHPLTDQDALRLDQLRKEPFVMFRAGFTLREIVVNACQQAGFKPHVAFEGEDIDTIKGLVAAGLGVALLPEVTLMDNIPREAVKMRIAEPQVTRTVGVITPKKREPAPSEKIFFEFLQSFYENLYRFRF encoded by the coding sequence GTGGAGTTGCGTCAGTTAAAATATTTTATCGAAGTAGCCAAACGGGAACACGTCACCCATGCCGCTGATGCCCTGCATGTGGCTCAGTCTGCGGTCAGCCGGCAAATCAGCAACTTGGAAGACGAACTTGGTGTTCAGTTGTTTATCCGTGAGGGGCGCAATGTGAAACTAACGCCAGTGGGTAAACTGTTCCTGGAACATATTGAGATAGCCCTGAGAGAGATTGATAAAGCTGTGCAGGAGGTCAAAGAATTCTTGGATCCGGAATCAGGGGTGATCCGCATTGGATTTCCCAACAGTTTGGCAGCCAATACCTTACCAAAGGTGATCTCTGCTTTTCGTGACAAGCATCCCAAAATCCGTTTCCAGTTAAGGCAAGGCATTTTGTCCACCCTAATCAAAGCGGTGGTTAAAGGAGAAATTGACCTGGCTTTTGTCGCCCCCGTGCCCACCGATCATGAATTGGTCAATGGCCATATTTTTTTCACGGAGGAGATGATGGCTATTCTGCCAGCCAATCATCCCTTGACCGATCAGGATGCTCTTCGCCTGGACCAGTTGCGTAAAGAGCCTTTTGTCATGTTCCGTGCCGGATTTACCTTGCGTGAAATTGTCGTCAATGCTTGTCAACAGGCTGGGTTTAAACCCCATGTTGCTTTTGAAGGAGAGGACATTGATACCATCAAAGGACTGGTCGCCGCCGGTCTGGGGGTGGCTTTGCTGCCAGAGGTAACCCTGATGGACAACATTCCCCGTGAGGCGGTCAAAATGAGAATTGCAGAGCCGCAGGTAACTCGAACCGTCGGTGTGATTACGCCTAAAAAGCGGGAGCCGGCCCCCTCCGAAAAAATCTTCTTTGAGTTTCTGCAATCGTTCTATGAAAATTTGTACCGTTTCAGGTTTTAA
- the ilvD gene encoding dihydroxy-acid dehydratase, giving the protein MTDKGLQDLNTKDLRLRSKVISDPVHRAPNRSMLRAVGFSDEDFQKPMIGIASTWSEVTPCNIHIDELARKAKEGAKQAGGAPLIFNTITVSDGISMGTEGMRYSLPSREVIADSIETVVGAEHLDGFVAIGGCDKNMPGCMIAIGRLNLPSVFVYGGTIQPGKLNGNDIDIVSAFEGVGRYNKGEIDRDELHQVECHACPGPGSCGGMYTANTMASAIEAMGMSLPGSSSNPAISPQKREDCVKAGQAVINLLEKGIYPRDIMTKRAFENAITVVMALGGSTNAVLHLLAIAHAVGVDLSLDDFDRIRRRVPHIADLKPSGRFVMQDLNDVGGVPAVMKELLQAGLLHGDCLTVTGKTLEENLAEQPSLKEGQEVIRPLEDPFLETGPLVILKGNLAPEGAVAKVSGLKKKKITGPARVFDTETEATEAVLNDQIKPGDVIVIRYAGPKGGPGMPEMLSISGILIGKGLGKDVGLLTDGRFSGGTHGLVVGHVAPEAQVGGPIALLKEGDMITIDSEKQELSVAVSEEEFAERRKQWQAPPLKHSKGILAKYARLVSSASKGAVTD; this is encoded by the coding sequence ATGACAGACAAAGGATTACAGGACTTAAACACAAAAGATTTGAGACTGCGCAGCAAAGTCATCAGCGATCCGGTTCATCGAGCGCCCAACCGGTCCATGTTGCGTGCCGTCGGATTCAGTGATGAGGATTTTCAAAAACCGATGATAGGCATCGCCAGCACATGGAGCGAGGTCACCCCCTGTAACATCCATATTGATGAATTGGCCAGGAAAGCCAAAGAAGGCGCCAAACAAGCCGGTGGTGCTCCGTTAATTTTTAATACGATTACCGTCTCAGATGGTATTTCCATGGGGACAGAAGGCATGCGCTATTCCCTGCCCAGCCGGGAAGTGATTGCTGACTCCATTGAAACAGTGGTTGGTGCAGAGCATCTGGACGGTTTTGTGGCTATCGGCGGTTGTGACAAGAACATGCCTGGTTGTATGATAGCCATTGGACGTCTAAACTTGCCCAGTGTCTTTGTGTACGGGGGAACCATACAGCCCGGTAAATTAAACGGAAATGATATCGACATCGTCTCGGCCTTTGAAGGGGTAGGCCGATACAACAAAGGTGAGATTGACCGGGACGAGCTCCATCAGGTGGAATGCCACGCCTGTCCCGGTCCAGGCTCTTGCGGTGGCATGTATACGGCCAACACCATGGCTTCTGCCATTGAAGCAATGGGAATGAGTCTGCCTGGCAGCTCCTCTAATCCGGCCATTAGCCCGCAGAAGCGGGAGGACTGTGTCAAGGCTGGACAAGCGGTCATAAATCTGTTGGAAAAGGGTATTTATCCACGAGACATCATGACTAAACGGGCCTTTGAAAATGCGATCACTGTGGTGATGGCCTTGGGCGGCTCCACCAATGCTGTTTTACACTTGTTGGCCATTGCCCATGCCGTGGGTGTGGACCTTAGCCTGGACGATTTTGACCGCATCCGCCGCCGGGTGCCGCATATTGCCGACCTTAAGCCAAGCGGGCGCTTTGTCATGCAAGATTTGAATGATGTGGGCGGCGTTCCCGCTGTGATGAAAGAATTGCTGCAGGCCGGCCTGCTTCATGGAGATTGCTTAACTGTTACTGGTAAGACGCTGGAAGAGAATCTTGCTGAGCAACCCTCGCTTAAAGAAGGCCAAGAGGTTATCCGACCTCTGGAGGATCCCTTCCTTGAAACCGGTCCATTGGTGATTCTAAAAGGCAATTTGGCCCCTGAAGGCGCAGTGGCTAAAGTATCGGGGCTGAAAAAGAAAAAAATTACCGGTCCGGCCCGAGTGTTTGACACAGAGACGGAAGCGACGGAGGCTGTGTTAAACGATCAGATTAAACCGGGAGATGTGATTGTCATCCGTTACGCCGGTCCGAAAGGCGGTCCCGGCATGCCCGAGATGCTGTCCATCTCAGGCATTCTGATCGGAAAAGGCTTGGGCAAGGACGTTGGGTTGTTAACTGATGGCCGCTTTTCCGGCGGCACCCATGGCCTGGTTGTGGGCCATGTTGCGCCAGAGGCACAAGTTGGAGGCCCCATTGCTTTGCTAAAAGAAGGGGATATGATCACAATCGACAGTGAAAAGCAAGAATTGTCCGTGGCCGTATCCGAAGAGGAGTTTGCTGAACGGCGCAAACAGTGGCAAGCACCGCCCTTGAAGCACAGCAAGGGAATTTTGGCCAAATATGCCCGTTTGGTCTCTTCCGCATCCAAAGGGGCGGTCACCGACTAA
- a CDS encoding conserved virulence factor C family protein yields MNIVSIEPTPSPNVMKLNLDSSLPDGVSYDFSVDTKSQAPDHIGQLLEIDGMKGVYQVKDFIAIERHPKADWRVILPKVRQVFGDESIDVETMIESTQLSDDDTFGGAQVYIQTIKGIPMQVKLTTPSREKRYALPQRFMDAALKVQKAVSNLITDRRWEEQGVRYGDLDEIGEQVVEEINAAYDEERLERLVEQAVADRDGGIGEQTISALEAAKRLDDPDWKKRYAALEQLELTEEDIPVLAKALDDPNMSIRRLATAYLGEIGSKQVLPLLYRALKDKSAVVRRTAGDALSDIGDPEATEHMIEALNDSNKLVRWRAARFLYEVGDQSAVPALREALNDPEFEISLQAKMALERIEKGEKAEGTVWQQITRSMEEQNRD; encoded by the coding sequence GTGAACATTGTCTCAATTGAGCCGACGCCGAGTCCCAATGTGATGAAATTAAACCTGGATAGCTCATTGCCTGACGGGGTGTCCTATGATTTTTCAGTCGATACGAAGAGCCAAGCGCCGGACCATATTGGCCAGTTGCTGGAGATCGACGGGATGAAGGGTGTTTACCAAGTTAAGGACTTTATTGCCATTGAGCGCCATCCCAAAGCTGACTGGCGGGTGATCTTGCCCAAAGTGCGGCAAGTGTTTGGGGATGAGTCCATCGATGTTGAAACGATGATTGAATCAACCCAGCTGAGTGATGATGATACATTTGGAGGGGCTCAAGTCTATATCCAAACAATCAAAGGCATACCCATGCAGGTCAAGTTAACCACGCCCTCCCGTGAAAAACGGTATGCCTTGCCTCAGCGCTTTATGGATGCTGCGTTAAAGGTACAAAAAGCGGTCAGCAACCTTATTACGGACCGCAGGTGGGAAGAACAGGGCGTACGCTATGGGGATCTGGACGAGATTGGTGAGCAAGTGGTGGAAGAAATTAATGCCGCGTATGATGAGGAACGTCTGGAGCGCTTGGTTGAACAAGCAGTGGCGGATAGGGACGGCGGAATAGGAGAACAGACCATCTCTGCTCTAGAAGCGGCAAAGCGTCTGGACGATCCCGATTGGAAAAAGCGTTATGCGGCACTGGAACAGCTGGAGTTAACGGAAGAGGACATTCCGGTCCTGGCTAAGGCCCTTGATGATCCTAACATGTCTATTCGCCGTCTGGCCACTGCCTATTTGGGGGAAATCGGCAGTAAACAGGTTTTGCCCCTGCTTTACCGGGCACTGAAAGACAAATCAGCCGTGGTTCGCCGTACGGCAGGAGATGCCCTGTCTGATATTGGCGATCCTGAGGCGACAGAGCACATGATTGAGGCCTTAAACGACAGTAATAAACTTGTACGGTGGCGGGCTGCCCGCTTTTTGTATGAAGTGGGGGATCAGTCTGCTGTCCCGGCTTTAAGGGAAGCCCTCAATGATCCCGAATTTGAGATCAGTCTGCAGGCTAAGATGGCACTGGAGCGCATTGAGAAGGGTGAAAAAGCCGAAGGCACCGTGTGGCAGCAAATCACCCGCAGCATGGAGGAACAAAATCGCGATTAA
- the rpmG gene encoding 50S ribosomal protein L33, translating into MRVKVTLACTETGDRNYITTKNKRTNPERLELKKYNPRLKRHTLHRETK; encoded by the coding sequence ATGCGTGTTAAAGTCACACTTGCTTGCACGGAAACAGGCGACCGCAATTATATCACCACCAAAAATAAAAGAACCAATCCCGAGCGGTTGGAACTAAAAAAATACAATCCCCGTCTGAAAAGGCATACCTTGCACCGTGAAACGAAGTAA
- a CDS encoding hydroxysqualene dehydroxylase: MKTDVVIIGAGLAGLSCGLELAEKGRDVVLFEARDWVGGRTASWDENGMLVESGFHRYIGYYQALPHVLARAGVQLNDIIWWEERVEIRTPQHEEPGLFGIAPVHGPLKMIASLIGNNHLLSPLDKASLIPFFVAGYTDFFLNPNKLDYISVYDYAKKYGVRRAAIDYLLVPFSTGLFFRPVKDYSALAFFGLFAPGLTRFYKMRIGAFLGGMTEVMCAPIARAIERRGGKVYTGTPVQRLLAENGQVVGVMLKDEAVRANQVVLATSMDKAQQLLKPLFSEHRWFKPFLNLPTMPAVTIQIDLDRPALPTDRTTFGPGTCLASFSEQSRTTFKHVPGRLSIILTPPERFLNMRPEEVLATVVQDAKKLGMDIKPHIRDFRVISHHADFYSFSPTGYHQQRPGQQTPVQGLKLAGDYTKQPYFATMEGAVVSGLDAAKAILEGR, from the coding sequence ATGAAAACAGATGTGGTGATCATCGGTGCCGGTCTGGCCGGACTGAGCTGTGGTTTGGAACTGGCTGAAAAAGGACGGGATGTGGTTCTGTTTGAAGCCCGTGACTGGGTTGGCGGCCGGACCGCATCCTGGGACGAAAATGGGATGCTGGTGGAGTCCGGATTTCACCGCTACATCGGTTATTATCAAGCACTGCCCCACGTTCTGGCCAGGGCAGGTGTACAACTGAACGACATTATTTGGTGGGAAGAGCGGGTGGAAATACGAACCCCTCAGCACGAAGAGCCAGGTTTGTTCGGTATTGCGCCTGTTCACGGGCCTCTGAAAATGATTGCCAGTCTCATCGGTAATAACCATCTGCTTTCGCCCCTGGACAAGGCTTCGTTGATTCCGTTCTTTGTGGCAGGGTACACAGATTTCTTCCTCAACCCTAACAAGCTGGATTATATCAGTGTTTATGACTATGCCAAGAAATATGGCGTGCGGCGGGCAGCCATCGATTATCTGCTTGTTCCTTTCAGCACCGGTCTCTTCTTCCGGCCTGTCAAAGATTATTCAGCATTGGCGTTTTTCGGGTTATTTGCCCCTGGTTTGACACGCTTTTATAAGATGCGCATTGGTGCCTTTCTGGGCGGTATGACAGAAGTGATGTGTGCACCGATCGCCAGAGCGATTGAACGACGTGGCGGCAAAGTGTACACAGGGACGCCGGTACAGCGCTTGCTTGCAGAAAACGGCCAGGTCGTGGGCGTTATGCTCAAGGATGAAGCAGTGCGGGCCAATCAGGTGGTCCTGGCCACTTCCATGGACAAGGCGCAGCAATTGCTCAAGCCCCTTTTCAGTGAGCATCGCTGGTTTAAGCCGTTTTTAAACTTGCCGACCATGCCTGCCGTGACGATTCAGATCGACTTGGACCGCCCCGCTTTGCCTACAGACCGGACCACGTTCGGACCGGGGACATGTCTGGCCAGTTTCTCTGAACAGTCCCGCACCACTTTTAAACATGTGCCCGGGCGCTTATCCATTATCCTCACGCCACCAGAAAGATTTTTAAACATGCGCCCTGAAGAGGTGTTGGCTACTGTTGTCCAGGATGCGAAGAAGCTGGGCATGGACATCAAACCGCACATCCGTGATTTCAGAGTCATTTCCCATCACGCTGATTTTTACAGCTTTTCACCTACAGGGTATCATCAACAGCGGCCGGGCCAGCAAACACCTGTTCAAGGCTTAAAGCTGGCCGGAGATTACACCAAACAACCTTATTTTGCCACCATGGAAGGGGCTGTTGTCTCAGGATTGGACGCAGCCAAAGCGATTCTAGAAGGACGTTAA
- a CDS encoding dihydrolipoyl dehydrogenase family protein, with product MPKKALVRAMEVWETVNKAEVFGAEVKQKRLNWQKVMQSKDEWIGKFVGGKEPYLSKQGVDLVYGEAKFIDGQTLQVGSKTYTADKILIGVGSRPNMPPIEGTEYAKTNRELLTLPELPESLVIIGGGVIGLEFAHIYHAAGVKVTILQRGNVLLKGQDRDSSEEIRKISEEKGIDVMTNTNVHKITKESDHYVVHFETEGEGHTLEADEVVMAAGRKPDIEGLDLDKAGIDYDENGVKVNPYLQTVNERVYAAGDCIGGLMLTPVASYEAKLAVRNAFRGNREKVDYTVIPHTVFTIPQVATVGLTEDQAREKGIDYIVQKTPFKHNGTAILLGETDGFIKLMFERQSGKIIGAHIVGVEAGELIHQIAIAMKGNMTVYDLASVVQVHPTLSEGLILLAQKAVQEISAQSVR from the coding sequence ATGCCCAAAAAGGCTCTGGTTAGAGCCATGGAAGTGTGGGAGACCGTGAATAAAGCTGAAGTTTTTGGAGCAGAGGTGAAGCAAAAGCGGCTTAACTGGCAAAAAGTCATGCAAAGCAAAGATGAGTGGATTGGCAAGTTTGTAGGAGGCAAGGAACCCTATTTGTCCAAACAGGGGGTTGATCTCGTTTATGGAGAGGCCAAATTTATTGATGGCCAAACACTTCAGGTGGGTAGTAAAACATACACAGCCGACAAGATCTTGATCGGTGTCGGCTCTCGGCCTAACATGCCGCCTATTGAGGGCACTGAATATGCCAAAACAAATCGTGAACTGTTAACGTTACCAGAGCTCCCTGAATCACTGGTGATCATTGGCGGAGGGGTAATCGGCCTGGAGTTTGCTCACATCTACCATGCGGCCGGTGTGAAAGTGACAATCCTGCAACGGGGTAATGTGCTCCTGAAAGGACAGGACCGAGACAGCTCCGAGGAGATCCGCAAAATATCCGAAGAAAAAGGCATTGACGTGATGACTAACACCAATGTGCACAAGATCACCAAAGAGAGTGACCATTATGTTGTTCATTTTGAAACAGAGGGGGAAGGCCATACCCTTGAGGCTGACGAGGTGGTCATGGCGGCAGGCCGCAAACCGGACATTGAAGGCCTGGACTTAGACAAGGCCGGAATCGATTATGATGAAAATGGCGTTAAGGTTAACCCCTATTTGCAAACCGTTAATGAACGGGTTTATGCCGCCGGCGATTGCATTGGGGGCTTGATGCTGACGCCTGTTGCATCCTATGAAGCCAAGTTAGCTGTTCGTAACGCTTTCAGGGGCAACCGGGAAAAAGTGGACTACACTGTGATTCCCCACACAGTGTTTACCATCCCCCAGGTGGCCACCGTTGGTTTGACGGAGGATCAGGCCCGGGAAAAAGGAATTGATTATATCGTGCAGAAAACCCCGTTTAAACATAACGGCACAGCCATTTTACTGGGTGAAACAGACGGGTTTATCAAACTGATGTTTGAACGGCAATCTGGCAAAATCATTGGTGCCCATATTGTCGGAGTTGAGGCTGGTGAGCTGATACATCAGATAGCGATTGCCATGAAAGGAAATATGACTGTTTACGATCTGGCCAGTGTGGTCCAAGTGCACCCCACGCTCTCTGAAGGCCTGATTTTACTGGCCCAGAAAGCCGTCCAAGAGATCTCCGCACAATCAGTACGGTGA
- a CDS encoding deoxyribonuclease IV has product MAKYIGCHVSIAKGYLAAARQALHIGARAFQYFPKNPRQLSVKHYDQQDARACADYCQQHKLKSIAHAPYPLNLAAPDVTKRRMIIKSVLNDLDIAQHCGSIGVVVHFGWFKGDDPLEGYRLIIETLNTILDQWEGDAMLLLENQAGQKGKMGMTLEELVRIRSLTDFPHKIGFCFDTCHAFASGLLTSHNWHDLLKQGEALGYFEHLYAVHFNDSVYPVQSYRDRHANIGQGKIGLSTIQAILETPLLEDVPFILETPKGPDGTHRREIRRVKSLSEN; this is encoded by the coding sequence ATGGCTAAATATATCGGCTGTCATGTCAGCATCGCTAAAGGGTATCTGGCTGCAGCCAGACAAGCCCTCCATATCGGGGCCCGGGCTTTTCAGTACTTTCCCAAAAATCCACGGCAGCTGTCTGTTAAACACTATGATCAACAGGATGCCCGAGCTTGTGCGGATTATTGCCAGCAGCACAAGCTCAAGTCAATTGCCCATGCCCCTTATCCGCTCAATCTGGCTGCTCCGGATGTCACAAAAAGAAGAATGATCATCAAGTCGGTATTAAATGACCTGGATATTGCCCAGCACTGTGGCTCCATCGGTGTGGTCGTTCATTTTGGATGGTTCAAAGGAGATGATCCCTTAGAGGGTTACCGGCTCATTATAGAAACCTTAAATACTATTCTGGATCAGTGGGAAGGCGACGCGATGCTTCTCTTGGAAAACCAAGCCGGGCAGAAGGGGAAGATGGGAATGACATTGGAGGAGCTGGTCCGTATTAGGTCACTCACCGATTTTCCCCATAAAATCGGTTTTTGCTTTGATACTTGCCACGCCTTTGCCAGCGGGTTATTGACCTCCCATAATTGGCATGACCTGCTCAAACAGGGTGAAGCTCTCGGTTATTTTGAACATCTTTACGCCGTGCACTTTAATGATTCCGTTTATCCCGTGCAATCTTATCGGGACAGACATGCCAATATTGGCCAGGGGAAAATTGGATTGAGCACCATTCAAGCTATCTTGGAAACACCCCTTTTGGAAGACGTGCCTTTTATCTTGGAAACGCCGAAAGGGCCTGATGGCACACACCGCCGGGAGATTAGACGGGTCAAATCATTGAGCGAAAATTAA
- a CDS encoding OsmC family protein, translated as MKETLTYQAKENGFITDLPYGQLHVSSDARYGFRPYQLLVSAVAVCSGGVLRKILQKQRMEIEDITLSAEVTRKEDGAQEIEKIHIHFVIKGKNLDQKKIEKALALTRKNCSMVQSVINSIEVTETFELVD; from the coding sequence ATGAAAGAAACACTGACCTATCAAGCGAAAGAGAATGGCTTTATCACCGATTTGCCCTATGGCCAGCTGCATGTATCAAGTGATGCCCGCTATGGTTTTCGGCCTTATCAACTGCTGGTTTCAGCTGTGGCCGTCTGTAGCGGAGGTGTTTTACGCAAAATTCTACAGAAACAGCGCATGGAGATTGAGGATATCACTTTATCAGCAGAAGTGACCCGCAAGGAAGATGGTGCACAGGAAATTGAAAAAATTCACATTCATTTTGTGATCAAAGGCAAAAATTTGGATCAGAAAAAAATTGAGAAAGCATTGGCCCTGACCCGTAAAAACTGTTCCATGGTTCAGTCCGTCATAAACAGCATTGAGGTTACTGAAACCTTCGAACTTGTTGATTGA
- the gerQ gene encoding spore coat protein GerQ, whose product MYYQGSPYHTPYFPHPTSAHHNPYGQEQWGNPAPAESMNRQQVPQVPQITWPFLTPEGFLPLEVSYIENILRFNRGKMARLYFTYENNPEWPAQVYTGRIEEAGRDHIIISDPETGKSYLLLMVNLDYVEFDEPIEYIPPMVPSPPIAQRPVPQVPRPRM is encoded by the coding sequence ATGTATTATCAAGGTTCACCCTATCACACACCCTATTTCCCTCATCCCACAAGTGCTCACCACAATCCCTATGGTCAAGAACAGTGGGGGAACCCGGCACCTGCAGAAAGCATGAACCGGCAGCAAGTTCCCCAGGTTCCGCAGATAACATGGCCGTTTTTAACCCCTGAAGGATTCCTTCCTTTGGAAGTATCTTACATCGAAAATATTTTGCGCTTTAACCGGGGTAAAATGGCCCGGCTGTACTTCACTTATGAAAACAATCCGGAATGGCCTGCCCAGGTGTACACGGGCCGGATTGAAGAAGCTGGCCGTGACCATATCATTATCAGCGATCCCGAAACCGGCAAAAGTTATTTACTACTGATGGTCAACCTGGATTACGTTGAGTTTGATGAACCGATTGAATATATTCCGCCCATGGTTCCCAGCCCGCCCATTGCCCAGCGCCCTGTTCCGCAAGTGCCGCGGCCCAGGATGTGA